From Medicago truncatula cultivar Jemalong A17 chromosome 7, MtrunA17r5.0-ANR, whole genome shotgun sequence, a single genomic window includes:
- the LOC11413746 gene encoding F-box/kelch-repeat protein At3g23880 — MAKSLGEEKVRHIPQDLASLVLSKLPLKSLKRFECAHKTWSLLFENHVFITMFRDNFTSISHSYYDDTSLIIQQLVHKGRSTVSILHLLSSQSFENRLKLDLPTPLQTEHPMFYILYSSTINGTLCLSKGDKTFVLWNPTTDEVNVIPPSPRDSVSPDSAMISFHGFGYNRVRDDYTIIKCLNNPKAWEIYSLRCNTWKKLDVNMPSRSYYRDLLNTNDGICHWLSETDDQLCLVSFDLSSYVFLTTSTPIIMNQIDFEDPNDYGMMALLVMLNGSIALISCYVGKTTFDILILGELGVSESWTKLFTIGPLPSYIEEPIGVGKNGDIFFEKINDGKLVCYDLSTHMFEEISLEEPPSNRITYKKKWFIELDHTLVGFLVFN; from the coding sequence ATGGCCAAATCTTTGGGTGAAGAAAAGGTTAGACACATACCTCAAGATCTTGCATCATTAGTTTTGTCAAAACTtcctttaaaatctttaaaGCGTTTTGAATGTGCACACAAAACATGGTCTCTCTTATTTGAAAACCATGTTTTCATCACCATGTTCAGGGATAATTTCACATCTATTTCTCACTCCTACTATGATGATACATCACTCATCATACAACAGCTTGTCCATAAAGGTCGCAGCACTGTGTCCATTTTGCATTTACTGTCTAGTCAGAGCTTTGAGAATAGACTAAAATTGGACTTGCCAACTCCACTACAAACGGAGCACCctatgttttatattttgtattctAGCACTATTAACGGAACACTTTGCCTTTCCAAAGGCGATAAAACATTTGTATTGTGGAATCCAACAACAGATGAAGTCAATGTCATTCCTCCCAGTCCTAGGGATTCTGTGTCACCTGACAGCGCTATGATTTCTTTTCATGGATTTGGTTATAACCGTGTTAGAGATGACTATACGATTATTAAGTGTCTAAATAATCCTAAAGCATGGGAGATTTATAGTCTAAGATGTAACACTTGGAAAAAACTTGATGTCAATATGCCTTCGCGGTCATACTACAGAGATCTATTAAACACGAATGATGGAATATGTCATTGGTTGTCTGAAACTGATGATCAACTTTGCTTGGTATCATTTGACCTCAGCAGCTATGTATTTTTAACAACAAGCACGCCCATAATAATGAATCAAATAGATTTTGAGGATCCCAATGATTATGGTATGATGGCACTATTGGTGATGTTAAATGGGTCCATCGCTTTGATCTCTTGTTATGTAGGCAAGACTACCTTTGACATATTAATTTTAGGTGAACTTGGAGTGAGTGAATCATGGACTAAACTCTTCACTATTGGACCTTTGCCCTCCTATATTGAGGAACCTATTGGAGTAGGGAAGAATGGTGATATATTCTTCGAAAAAATAAACGATGGAAAATTAGTCTGCTATGATTTAAGTACACACATGTTTGAGGAAATCAGTCTTGAAGAACCACCATCAAATAGAATAACTTACAAGAAAAAGTGGTTTATCGAATTGGATCACACATTAGTTGGTTTTCTTGTTTTCAACTAA
- the LOC11415812 gene encoding CBS domain-containing protein CBSX6: MASVLVYHVVGDLTVGKPELVEFHETETVESAIRAIAESPEGSIPVWKKRSQGVIENSDMRQTRFVGILSSFDVVGFLAKSSCLEDQDKALKTPVSEFVVRNNYLLKLVDPGTRLIDALDMMKQGVKRLLVPKSIVWKGMSKRFSVIYHGKWLKNPESPSSSNNNLSVNLNGNTSASIRDKYCCLSREDVLRFIIGCLGALAPIPLTSIAALGAINPNYSYIESSTPALESTQKVLQDPSAVAVIESMSDGQCKIIGEISAIKLWKCDYLSAAWALANLSAGQFVMGVEDNVTPGSPPDLCINPGADNDLVNGGGGSRKLKKFSSRSIGFFSNSPSNSFGSRSMFRGRSTPLTCKMTSSLAAVMAQMLSHRATHVWVTEDENDDVLVGVVGYADILGAVTKPPTIFIPANKPIEEFGNEIQC, translated from the exons ATGGCGTCTGTATTGGTTTACCATGTTGTGGGAGATTTGACGGTTGGAAAACCAGAGTTGGTTGAGTTTCATGAGACAGAAACGGTGGAATCTGCAATAAGAGCAATAGCGGAATCACCGGAAGGGAGTATACCTGTTTGGAAGAAGAGATCTCAAGGTGTTATTGAGAATAGTGATATGAGACAGACGAGATTTGTTGGTATTCTTAgttcatttgatgttgttgggTTTTTGGCTAAGAGTTCATGTTTGGAGGATCAAGATAAGGCTTTGAAGACACCTGTTTCTGAATTTGTTGTGAGAAATAATTATTTGCTTAAGTTGGTTGATCCTGGAACAAG GTTGATAGATGCACTGGACATGATGAAGCAAGGCGTGAAGCGTTTGCTTGTTCCTAAGAGTATTGTATGGAAGGGCATGAGTAAGCGTTTCTCAGTTATCTACCACGGCAAGTGGCTCAAGAATCCCGAATCTCctagcagcagcaacaacaatctATCTGTAAACCTAAATGGAAACACCTCAGCTTCTATTCGTGATAAGTATTGCTGTCTCTCCAGAGAAGACGTACTCCGTTTCATCATCGGTTGTCTTGGAGCACTAGCTCCGATCCCTCTCACTTCCATCGCTGCGCTTGGAGCAATTAATCCAAACTACAGCTATATTGAATCCTCCACTCCCGCACTCGAATCAACTCAAAAGGTTCTTCAAGATCCAAGTGCAGTTGCAGTAATAGAAAGCATGTCAGACGGTCAGTGTAAAATCATTGGAGAAATTTCAGCAATCAAATTATGGAAATGTGATTACTTATCCGCCGCATGGGCTTTAGCGAATCTCTCGGCAGGACAGTTTGTTATGGGAGTTGAAGATAATGTTACCCCAGGGTCACCTCCTGATCTCTGCATCAATCCTGGAGCAGATAATGATTTGGTTAACGGCGGCGGTGGTTCGAGAAAACTGAAGAAATTCAGCAGCAGGAGTATTGGATTCTTTAGTAATTCTCCAAGCAATAGCTTTGGTTCGAGGAGCATGTTTCGAGGTAGAAGTACGCCTTTGACATGCAAAATGACCAGTTCATTGGCTGCAGTCATGGCTCAGATGCTATCTCATAGGGCAACTCATGTTTGGGTGACTGAGGATGAGAATGATGATGTTTTGGTTGGTGTGGTGGGATATGCTGATATATTAGGTGCTGTGACCAAACCACCAACAATCTTCATTCCTGCTAATAAACCTATTGAAGAGTTTGGTAATGAAATTCAgtgttga